The following is a genomic window from Chitinophaga caseinilytica.
GGTATTGACGCATTTGATGACGCGCGCCACGGCCAGGGGCGCTTTTTCGCGGATTTTGGCCAGCTGTTCGCGGGTTTTGGGCAGCAGTTCTTCCGGGGAGGTGACGTGGTTCACGAGCCCCCATTTCAAGGCTTCATCCGCCGAAATCATGTCTCCCGTGAGCATAAGCTCCAGGGCTTTCCCTTTCCCGATGAGGCGCGTCAGCCGCTGGGTCCCGCCATACCCGGGAATGATCCCCAGGTTCACTTCGGGCTGCCCGAACTTCGCATTGGCGCTCGCCAGCCGGAAATGACAGGCCATGGCCAGCTCGCAACCGCCGCCCAGCGCAAAACCGTTCACCGCCGCCACAATGGGCTTTTGGCAATCCTCGATCCGCTGGAAAATGGTATGCCCCTTCTTCGCCAGCTCCATCCCCTGCTCGGGCGACAATTCCAGGAACTCGGAAATATCCGCCCCGGCGATAAACGCCTTGGGCCCGCTGCCGGTGATTATGGCCGCATACACGTCTTTGTTCTTGTATACTTCGTCCACCGCCAGCGCCAGGTCGTGCATCACCTCGCGGTTCAGGGCGTTGAGCTTGTCCGGCCGGTTGATCGTGATCTCCAAAATGCCGTCATTGATTTGCGTGCTAAGGGTTTTGTACATATGGCAAGATGTTTTGTTTCGGTATGATCCGGCTAATTTAAGCCTAATGAAGGGATACGGGAAATAAAAAAGGCGCCGCCCTAATGGCAGCGCCTTTCTCTATTGTTGGCTAATATATTGTTAATCAACTATTTCCGTTCTTTTCTCGATAATCACCTTCGTGCCTTTGCGATACTCGGTAGTAGTGGTGGTGGTGTGTTTGTTATGCGTTTTGGTTTTGATCCCAAAATTATAGCTCAGCGTCACGAACATCAGATTGGCTTTCAAGTCCTTATACGGTTGCGTCTTCACACCGTCCCTCGTTTCGGTAAAATCCTTGTTGAAAAAATTGTTCAGGTAATACTGTCCTTTCACCCCGAATGCGGAACCGAAACGGAAACCGGCGAAGAGCGACGGCATGAACAGGTCCGTCCGGTCGCTGAACCATTCGTTGAACTTGGATTTCTTATCGCCGTCGAGGAAATATTTCTCCTTATAATTGAATGCCAGGTCGTATTCCCCACCGAAGTAGAGGAAGGTCCCGCTGCGGAGGTCGCCTATTTTCAAACCTACGGGCACGCCCATCGTATATACCCGCTGCTTCAGTTTTACATTGTCGCTCGGCTTGGTGATCAATCCTATATTTTTGATATTCAATCCACTAAATATACCGATATTATTATTAAAGTCGTAGTTGTAGTTGGTGCCGATGTTGAAGAAAACCGTGAACCGGGGGATGTTTCTCATCCGTTCGTCGTTCAGTTTCACATTGGCGAAGGATAGCAGCGGACCGTTGCCGCCGGCTGTGATGTACCCTTTACCCGGTTTCGGGGGTGCGTAGATGTGGAAATGGAAGCTTACCTTCTTTTTGGTCTCGGTTTCTGTTTTCACGATGGTCGTGTCTCTGGTAGTGGGCGTGGTGTCTTCCTGGGCACGGAGAGTGGTTGCGGAGGCGGTAAGGGCCAGGCACAGTGTTGTGTAGCGGACAATTTTCATGATGGTTTCAACTTTACTTGGTTAAGGATGGGGACAGCCGCTTATCATCCGGCCGGGCTTTCCGTTTTGGTTGCCCCGGAAAGCCATCGTTATGCTGCCGTCCGTAAAGAAGACGAACGTGTTTGTGAAAAGTTTCAAAAAATTTAAAATTCCCTGTGCTCCCGCGTCCAGCTATCTATATAGTCGGCAATTTCCCGGGTATGGGTGCCGGGCGGGAAGAGTTTTCCCACGCCGAGGGCGTACAGTTCCTGCATATCCGTGTCCGGGATGATGCCGCCGCCGGTCAGCAGCACATCGTCCATCCCTTTTTCCTTCATCAGGGCGATGATTTTCGGGAATACGGTCATGTGCGCGCCCGACAGGATGCTTACGCCGATGGCGTCCACGTCTTCCTGCAAGGCTGCATTCACTACCATTTCCGGCGTCTGCCGCAGTCCGGTATATATCACTTCCATCCCCGCATCGCGGAGGGCGGAGGCGATCACCTTGGCGCCGCGGTCGTGGCCGTCGAGCCCAACTTTGGCTACCAGTACGCGAATGGGACGTTGATTCGGGTTGACCATAATTCCTATAATTGGATTGTAAATGTAGTATTTTCCCCGAAAGTGCGGCAAAAGCGTGTTTTCAATTATATTACCTTTGCAATTCGGATAAACTGCCAAATATGAGCGAAGAAAGATCACTGAATTTTCTGGAACAGATCGTAGAAGAAGACATTGCCAAGGGCATAAACAGCGGGCGGGTGCTCACGCGCTTCCCTCCCGAGCCTAACGGCTACCTCCATATCGGCCATGCCAAAAGCATTTGCCTCAATTTCGGGCTGGCGCAGAAATACGGCGGCCAGACCAACCTCCGTTTCGACGACACCAACCCCGTTACGGAAGACACGGAGTATGTAGACTCCATCAAGGAAGACATCCAATGGCTCGGTTTCCAATGGGCCAAAGAGTTATATGCGTCCGATTACTTCGAACAGTTATATCAATACGCCGTGGAGCTTATCAAGAAAGGCTTCGCGTATGTAGACGATTCCTCCGCCGCCGAGATCGCCGCGCTGAAAGGCACGCCCACGGAGCCGGGGAAAGACAGCCCCTACCGCAACCGCAGCGTGGAGGAAAACCTCCAGCTCTTCGCCGACATGCGCGCCGGCAAATACCCCGACGCGGCCAAAACGCTCCGCGCCAAGATCGACATGGCATCCCCCAACATGCACATGCGCGATCCTATCATGTACCGCATCAAACATGCGCATCACCACCGCACCGGCGACGCCTGGAGCATCTACCCCATGTACGACTTCGCGCACGGGCAGAGCGACAGCATCGAAAATATCACCCATTCCATCTGCACGCTGGAATTCATCCCGCACCGGCCGCTGTACGACTGGTTCATCCAGCAGCTGGACATTTTCCCGTCCCACCAATACGAATTCGCCCGGCTGAACCTCAGCTATACCGTGATGAGCAAGCGCAAGCTGCTGCAGCTGGTGAACGAAGGCATCGTGCGCGGATGGGACGATCCCCGCATGCCCACGATCGCTGCGTTCCGCCGCCGCGGCTACACGCCGTCGAGCATCCGCACCTTCGCGGAAAGGGTCGGGATCCAGAAGCGCGACAACATCATCGAGCTCGGGCTGCTGGAATTCTGCATCCGCGAAGAGCTGAACAAAACCGCGCCGCGCGTGATGGCCGTGCTCGACCCGATCAAACTGGTGATCACGAGCTATCCCGAAGGGCAAACCGAGGAACTGCAGGCAGAAAACAACCCGGAAGATGCGGCCGCCGGCCATCGCAACGTGACCTTCAGCAATACGCTGTGGATCGAGCGGGAAGATTTCATGGAAAATCCGCCCAAGAAGTTCTTCCGCCTCGGCGTGGGGCTCAAGGTGCGCCTGAAATACGCTTACATCGTGGAATGCACGGGCTTCGACAAGGATGAGAACGGCAACGTGACCACGGTTTACGCCACCCATATCCCCGAAAGCAAATCGGGTGCGGAAGGCAGCGCCATGAGCGTGAAAGGTACCATCCACTGGCTGAGCGCGGCACACGCCAAAACGGCCGAAGTTCGTTTGTACGACCGGCTTTTCACCGTGGAAAACCCGGCTGGCGCGGAAGGCGATTTCAAAGACCTCATCAATCCCAATTCCCTCGAAATCATCGAAAAGGCCTACATCGAGCCGTTCCTGGCCGATGCGAAGCCCGGCGAGCGGTTCCAGTTCCTGCGGAAAGGGTATTTCGTGGCCGACGTCGAGTCTACGCCCGGAAAACCCGTGTTCAACCGCACGGTAACGTTGAAAGACACCTGGGCCAAAGAAGCCAAAAAAGCATAACCGGACTTCACCGAAATAGAAAAAGGCCATCCACTGCGGATGGCCTTTTCGTTTATGCGGTCGTGTTATACTATTTCAGCATTTCCAGCGCGATCATGATACGGTCTATCGTTTCATTTTTGCCGATGGTAGCGGCGATATCGAATACGGGAGGGCCGAATTTCCCACCGCAAAGCATGATGCGGAAAGGCAGTTGCAATTCTCCCGGCTTGATGCCTTTGGCGGCGGCCAGCGCCTTGAAACCTTCTTCCAGCGCGGCGGCGGAGAAGTCTTCCTGGCTGAGCAATGCGGCAGTCCATTCTCCGAAGAAAGCCTGTTTGTCCGCATTCCACTTGGGTTTCACGGCATCGAGGTCATATTTTTCGGGGCGGATGAAGAAAAAGAACCCATGGTCCCAGATTTCATTCACGAAATGGCAACGCTCCTTTACCATGCCGGCGATTTTTTCCGCGTAATCCGCATCGGCCGATACGCCCTTCGCTTCCAGCACGGGGAAGAGCAGCGCGGCGAGGCGGTCGTTCGGTGTGCGCATGATCCATTCGTGGTTGAACCATTTCGCCTTGTCGTAATCGAACTTGGCGCCGCCTTTGTGGACGCGGGAGATGGAGAATTTTCCGATCAGTTCCTCGATGGTAAAGATTTCCTGTCCGGAGCCATCGTTCCAGCCGAGCATGGCCAGCATATTGATGAACGCTTCGGGGAGGAAGCCATTTTCGCGGAAGCCACGGGTGAGATCGCCGGTTTTGGGATCGGTCCAGTTCATGGCGTAAACGGGAAAGCCGAGGCGGTCGCCGTCGCGCTTAGACAGTTTACCGTTGCCATCGGGCTTCAGGATGAGCGGAAGGTGCGCCCATTGCGGCATTTCGTTGCCCCATCCCAGGTATTGCCAGAGCAGGATATGCACCGGGGCGGAGGGGAGCCACTCTTCGCCACGGAAGGCGTGGGTGATCTTCATGAGGTAATCGTCGACCACCACGGCCAGGTGATAGGTGGGCATTCCATCGGCTTTCAGCAGCACTTTATCGTCAACGATATTGGTCTGGAAGGTAACGTCTCCGCGGATCATGTCGGTGAACGTCACTTCCTCGTTTGTCGGCATTTTGATGCGGATGACGTGGGGCGTCCCTTTATCGAGGAGGGCTTTCACTTCGGCCGCTTCCATATTGAGCGAGTTGCGCATGTGGCCGCGGATGGCGTGGCCGTATTGCGGGGAATGGTTGCCGCGGGCACGTTCCACTTCCTTCATGGCTTCCAGCTCTTCGGGGGTGTCGAACGCGTAATAGGCGTTACCGGAGGCGACGAGCTGTTCGGCGTACTGGCGGTACAGGGGTTTGCGCTCGGATTGGCGGTATGGGCCGTATGGGCCGCCTTTCAGGGGGCTTTCATCAGGCTCCAGCCCGCACCAGCGGAGGCATTCCACGATATATTCCTCGGCGCCGGGCACAAAGCGTGTCTGGTCCGTGTCTTCGATCCGGAGGATAAACTCACCGTTGTGGTGACGGGCGAAAAGATAATTGAACAGCACCGTGCGTACGCCGCCGAGGTGAAGTCCGCCCGTAGGGCTCGGCGCAAAGCGCACCCTTACTTTATTGTGACTCATACGGCGCAAAAATAATAATTTCGGGGCAGGGAACGATCACGCTAATCCGCTTAACATGTTCTATTTTACGAAAACACCCGGCTTTCTGAAGTCGCTCTACAAAAGCTGCACCTGGAATTTCTCGCCTGCCGTACCGGCGGTGTACCTGACGTTCGACGATGGCCCGCATCCCAAAGCCACGCCTTTCGTGCTCGAACAGCTGAAAAAATACGATGCGAAGGCCACGTTTTTCTGTATCGGGAAGAATGTGGTGGAGCATCCTGCCATCTACCAGCAGATTTTGCTGGACGGGCATGCGGTCGGCAATCATACCCATAACCACCTAAATGGCTGGAAAACGGCTACAGACAAGTATCTCGCCAATATCAAGGAAGCGGCGCAATACATCCGTACCAAGCTGTTCCGTCCTCCGTACGGCCGGATTTCACCGTTCCAGATCAAGGAGTTGAAGAAGGAATACCAGATTATTATGTGGGACGTGCTCAGCGGGGATTTCGACACGGAGATCACGGGCGAGGCCTGTGTCCAGAATGTGGTGTTTAAGCTACAACCCGGTTCCATCGTGGTTTTTCATGATAGTGAGAAGGCCTGGGACCGGATGAGTTATGCGCTGCCGCGGGTGCTGGAACACTGTAAGCGCCAGGGCTGGGAGGTGAGGGCGATCGTGTAGGGGGAGATATTGTAAACGGCAACGCCGCATGCCCGGGAGGGTCATGCGGCGTTGCTATTATCGGGCCCGATTACGGGTTACAGGGTAATTTCCTTGGTTTTGTCGCCTACGGTGAGGGTGGCTTTTTTGTCGCACTCGCCGTTGCCGTAGTTCAGTTTGCCGCTGTGGCCGTTGAGGGTAACGGTTACTTCGCCAGACTGGATCCAGGGGCAGATGAGGCCGCGTTTCAGCGGGGTGGTGATGGCTACGGTAGCGGTTCCCAGGCTGTCTTTCAGCAGGGCGTTCCCAGTGATCTCGAACAGATCATCTTTCGTGTCTACCGTGTTGTTGTCTTTATATTCTACCGTGCGGGTGCCGCTGTAGGTGGCGGTGTAGCCGTTGGGATAGGTCACTTTGCCGTCGGTTACCGCGTAAGTGAAGGTTTTCTTCGCGGAGAGCCAGCTGGTGGTGGTAATAACAACTGTGCCTTCCACCTTGATGCCGTTCACGAAATAGTTTTCGAAGGTAACGGTGGCTTTGGCGTCTTGCAGCCAGAGGATGCTGGTGAGCTTGATTTTGAGTTTGCCTTTGCGGGTGATGCCGCGGCCGTCTGTACAACCGTTCTCGAAATCGATCGTGAGCGTTTTGGGATAGGTGAGCACATCGCCCGGTTCGGCGGTGAAAACGCCGTAGCAAACGTTCGGATTGGGATCGGTGTCTGCCTGTTCCGGCGCCTTACGGCCCCCGGGAGGCAATTCGCGGCGGTTATAGTCGATCGATGCGTTGAACACATCTTCATATATGGCGTTGACGTTGGCTTCGGAAACAGCGGCGGAGATGGTGTTGTTGTCTTTCTTGTCGTCTGCCCCGGATTTGGCGTCATCTTTCTTGCAGGCGAAGAAAATGGTGATGGCGCCGATGGCGAGCGCAGTAACAGACAGCACCTTGTTCGTGTTAAAATAGTGTTTCATCGTAGGAGGTTTTTTTATAGGTATTGGCATAGTGAGACTTACCTTTGACGGACGGTTTGCCTCAAATATTAAATTTTTCTCGAAATTAAAGATAAACAATTAACTGAAAAAAACAATATATAATGAACTGGATTGACACGCACGCCCATTTATATTCCGATAACTTCGACTCTGACCGGCCGGAGATGGTGCAGCGCGCCATCCGGCAGGGGGTTGGGACGATGTTGCTTCCCAATATCGACGAAGATTCCATCGGGGTGATGCTGGCGCTGGAAGCGGCTTTCCCGGAACATTGCCTTCCCATGATGGGGTTGCATCCCGTTTATGTGAAAGAAAACGTCGAAGAGCAGCTGGCTATTGTGCGGAAGTGGCTGGAAGCCCGGAAATTCTGGGGCGTAGGGGAAATCGGGCTGGATTTTTACTGGGATAAGTCGCTCCAGGAGCAGCAATACCACGCTTTCCGCAGCCAGATCCAAATGGCGCTGGAGTTCGACCTTCCTATCGCCATTCACAGCCGGGAGGCCACGCGGGCCTGTATCGACGTGGTGAAAGAGCTGCACGACGGGCGGCTTACCGGCGTGTTCCATTGTTTCTCGGGCACGCGCGAGGAGGCGGAGGAGATCATCGGCCTGGGGTTCTACCTCGGCATCGGCGGCGTGGTCACGTTTAAAAAGTCGGGCCTCGACGCCATTGTGGCACAAATCCCCCTCGAGCACATCGTCCTGGAAACCGATGCGCCCTACCTGGCGCCTGTCCCCTATCGCGGCAAAAGGAACGAAAGCAGTTACATTCCGCTGATCGCGCAGACGGTCGCAGATGTAAAAAATCTAAAAATTGAGGATGTGGCTTCGATTACCACTGCCAATGCACAACAATTATTCAAAATGCTCTAACTGATTCCGCGGTACATTTGCATGCAATTCCATAGCATTACATGACGAAGATTCTCATCATCTATACCGGGGGCACCGTGGGGATGATTTACGACGAAAAGACGACCGCGCTGCGGCCCATCGGTTTTAACGAGATCAGGAACAATCTTCCCGAGCTTTACCGGATGGGAATTGATTTTTACGTGTACGCATTCAATCCGCCGATGGACTCATCGGATATGCATCCCGAAGTATGGTCTGAGCTGGCCGGTATTATCGAAGACCGGTATGAGCGATACGATGGTTTCGTGATCCTGCACGGTTCCGATACCATGGCGTTTACCGCGTCGGCGTTGAGTTACATGCTGGAGAACCTTTCCAAGCCCGTGATCCTCACCGGCAGCCAGTTACCGATCGGCAAGATCAGGACAGACGCCAAGGAGAACATCATCACCGCCATGGAAATCGCCAGCACCAAGGCGAACGGGCATTGTATGGTGCCGGAAGTCTGCATTTATTTCGACTTCATGCTCTTCCGCGGCAACCGCGCCAAGAAGTACAACGCCGAAAAATTCGAAGCGTTTTATTCCATGAACTATCCCGCGCTCGCAGAAGCCGGTATCGATATCAAGTACAAGCAGAATTTCATGCTTCCCGCGCCCACGAAGGAGTTGAAGGTGCACAAAAGCATGGACAACAACATCGGCGTGCTGAAGATTTTCCCCGGCATCACCCGCCGCGCGGTGGAAGCGATCGTGAACACGCCCGGCATGCGGGGCCTGTTGCTGGAAACCTTCGGCAGCGGCAACGCCACCACGCAATCCTGGTTCACCGAATGCCTGCAGAAAGCGGCAGACAAGGGGATCATTATGGTTGACATTACGCAGTGCGACGGTGGTTCCGTGGAGCTCGGCAAATATGAAACGTCGACCCACCTGCAGAAGATCGGCGTAGTGAGCGGGCACGATATGACGTTTGAGGCGGCCACCACTAAACTGATGTTCCTGCTGGGGCAGAACCTGCCGCCCGCAGAGATAAAGCGGCTGCTGGAAGTGCCGCTGCGCGGGGAACTGACGCCTTCTGAGCCGGTGATTGAGTAGCGGCCGGTTTTTGCGGTATCCTTATATTTGCTAAAACCTTCACCATTTAACCATGCAACGCGATTTCAGCAATCTCAAAAGACCACTTCAGCCTATGCCCGAATATATTGCGGAAGCTTTACAGCGCGAGGGGCTGATGGAAAAATACGAAGCCCGGCCAGCTTATCAGCAAAACGATTACCTGTCCTGGATCACCCGCGCCGTTCGCGAAGAAACCCGCGAAAAGCGCCTCCGGCAGATGCTCGACGAGCTGAAGAAAGGCGGGGTTTATATGCGGATGGCCTACAATGGCCAATAAATCCGAAAAATAAATTGGAAAGTTTCAACAAAAGTCTATCTTTGCAACCCTGAATTGAATAATTCAACCGCCGGAGGAGTGCAGGAGTGGTTGAACTGGCACGCCTGGAAAGTGTGTATAGGTGAAAGCCTATCAAGGGTTCGAATCCCTTCTCCTCCGCAAGCTTTAAATGCTCATTGACTTCGGTCTTTGGGCATTTTTGGTTTTAGGGCGTTTCCTGCAACAATACTTCCATATGCCGGTTTCGATTCATCATCCCCCGAACCCGTCCAACATGTCCAGCGAAGGCACGAAAAACAACGTACCTGTTTGCGCCGTACTGAAATCCAGGATCCGGTCGTAATTGCCTGGAGGATTACCGATGAACATATTCGTCAGCATCTTTTCCACGGTTGAAAACGTACTGGCATAGCAAATGAAATAAGTCCCCATTTCATTGGAAGAAACGTTGCCGAATGGCATATTGTCGCGCACGACCTTGAAATCGTCGCCGACATTGGCCAGCGCGATGTGCGAATTTTTCGGTTTCACGTCGTCGTCCATTTCGATGTCATTTTCCTTCGACCGGCCGATCACTTTTTCCTGCTCTTCGACGGGCAGCGATTTCCAGGCGGCGAGATCATGCAGGTATTTTTGTACGAAAAGATAGCTCCCGCCTTTGTAGGCCGAATCCTCCTCTCCTACCACCGCAAAAAATTCACGGTCCGCTCCATGCGGATTCTCCGTTCCGTCCACAAATCCCAGGATAGACCGGCTGTCCCAATACCGGAAGCCCTGCACTTCCACGGCGCAATCAGCGATTTCTTTCATGTGCGCGGAAATGACCGAAGTCATGTCGTAGGCAAGGCTTTTCTCATCCGCCCGAATATGAAAATGCAGGTCGCCCTTTGTGGAAATAGCCGCATGCTTGCTACCGGCAATGGTTTCAAAGTTTTTCAGTTCGCGCGGCAGTGGTTGGGGAAGGCCCAGTTTCAGCCAGGCGTCGTACCCGATCCCCAGCACGCAGCTCGCTTTTGCATCGGGGAAACGGTCGAGGGCGGAATTATTGAGATTGATCACCAGGGCACAGATCCTTCGGAAAACGGCGGTTACTTTTTCCGCCGGAACGTTTTCCCTGAAGTTCCAAACCAGGAACCAGGTATTATTGTTGGGATAGTCGGTAACATTTTGCGTGTGTACGGTCATGGGCAAGTCCGGATTATGCGAAAATGAATGTACGAAAGTATGGGGATTTAAATGGAACATCCTGCCGGGAAACGGCCACTACCAGGCATAAAAAAAGGCCTGTTCGCAACAGGCCCTTTTATGTGGAAAATCCAGATATTGTATTATGCCGCCGACTGATCGTCCACCTCGCCATCGGGCGCATTTTTCTTCACCGAATCGATCCCGCCGTCGCGGCTCGCTTCCGAGGAATATTGCTGGCTGGTGCCGATGATCTGGCCGTTGGCAGCTTTGAGGTTGAAGTAGAATTTCCCGCCGGCGTTCGTTTTCCGCTCGAAACGCTCGTCTTGCCGGGCATTGTTGCGAACGGAATCGATACCGTTCTGACAGGCTGCTTTGGAAGAATATCCTTCGCTGGTGAGGATAACTTCGCCGTTTCCGGCTTTCAGATTGAACTGAAATTCTCCGTTCGATCTTTTGGTGATGACAAATTTACTCATAGGATGTTGTTTTAGTTGATTCGAAAGTTAATAAAAATAAACAATCATTGCTACTGACATAAGGTTGTCTCACCCCATTATTTATTTGCATCAAAATTAGTTCCCATGGAAAAAATGGACCTTGCAAAAAAGTTCAAAACCTATTACAACGCCGTTTCCAAACCGGAAATCGTGGACTTCGGCCCGGCGCAATACCTTTCCCTGACGGGCTCCGGCGACCCTTCCGGCGAAGCGTTCGCCGCCAACATCGCCACCCTCTATCCAGTGGCCTATGCCATTAAATTCCGCTGTAAAACGCGTGAAAACGACTTTACCGTAGCCAAACTCGAGGGACAGTGGTGGTTCGACATGGACGCCCATCCCGGCCTTACGATGGCGGATGCGCCGGCCAGGGTGCCGCGGAGCGAATGGTCGTACCGGTTGCTCATCCGGCTTCCCGATTTCGTAACGGAAGAAGATGTTGCCGCCGGTATTGCCGCGGCGTCGAAAAAAGGGGTAGAAAAAGCGAAAGACGTACGGTTGTTTCGCATGCATGAAGGGAAATCGCTGCAGATGCTGCATAAAGGGCCGTTTAGCCGTGAAGGTGAGTCGCTGCAGGTGATGCATGAGTACATGGTGGCTCAAAACCTTTCCCACAACGGGCTACATCACGAAATCTACCTTTCTGACTTCCGGAAAACCGCCCCGGAGAAATTGAAAACGATTTTGCGGGAGCCGGTCAAATAATTCGATCATCCGCTCCTTCCCGCTGCAGGAGCCAATTTCCCAGTTCCAGTACATTTTGTGGCCTTGCGCCGGGGTCGATCATCCTGGCTGCTGCGGTACAGATTTCGGCGGGCGACATCCCCTGTTCGCGCATGAACCGGATGGAAGTGTCTCCTGCGGATTTGGAGAGTTTGTGGCCCGAAGGGCCTTCCAGCAGGGGGTGATGCCAGAAAACGGTCTGCGGGAACGGATTGGGCGGCAACAGCGACGCGAGATAGAGTTGGCCGAGGGTCGAAGGCAAAAGGTCTTCGCCCCTCACCACCAGGTTTACCCCGAATTGGAGATCGTCGGCCACGGAAGCCAGCTGGTACGCGGGCTCTCCGTTTTTCTTGCGCACCACGAAGTCGTACATGGAAGGCGGTAGCCGCATGGGTGGGCGCTTCTTCCCGATGGATCGCATGGGAATGATCGCATCCGGGCTGGTGATGAGCCGCCAGGCTACGCCTGGTTGATCGAGCGGGATGTTTTTATGGCGGCAGGTGCCTGGGTAGTTGCCGTCTACCAGTTGCGTGCGTGAGCAATCGCAGGCGAAGAGGTGGCCTCCTGCGCGGAGGGCGTCCAGGAATTCGGCGTAGCGCGCCATCCGCAGGGATTGGGACCAGTTGCCGGTGAAGTCTTCCGGATCGCGGGGGCCCTGGTGCCAGGGGATGTGCATGTGGTGGAGGGTATCGAAAATGTCCTGGAGGTACGCGGGGCGGA
Proteins encoded in this region:
- a CDS encoding GyrI-like domain-containing protein; protein product: MEKMDLAKKFKTYYNAVSKPEIVDFGPAQYLSLTGSGDPSGEAFAANIATLYPVAYAIKFRCKTRENDFTVAKLEGQWWFDMDAHPGLTMADAPARVPRSEWSYRLLIRLPDFVTEEDVAAGIAAASKKGVEKAKDVRLFRMHEGKSLQMLHKGPFSREGESLQVMHEYMVAQNLSHNGLHHEIYLSDFRKTAPEKLKTILREPVK
- a CDS encoding glutamate--tRNA ligase family protein → MPLSDTSHIAQAPRLTRLAPTPSGFLHVGNLLSFAATIALADRLHAKVLLRIDDLDRDRLRPAYLQDIFDTLHHMHIPWHQGPRDPEDFTGNWSQSLRMARYAEFLDALRAGGHLFACDCSRTQLVDGNYPGTCRHKNIPLDQPGVAWRLITSPDAIIPMRSIGKKRPPMRLPPSMYDFVVRKKNGEPAYQLASVADDLQFGVNLVVRGEDLLPSTLGQLYLASLLPPNPFPQTVFWHHPLLEGPSGHKLSKSAGDTSIRFMREQGMSPAEICTAAARMIDPGARPQNVLELGNWLLQREGADDRII